The genomic region CTGGCGATGCTGACAATGCAATATTTGAAGGATGGTTAACGGTACTGGTCTTCTTTGATGGAAACTGAGTGGCTGGCTTTTGCATAGGTGGATACTGGTTATTGTTTTCACGTTGGTAGAATTCTAGGTGTTCTTGCTCAAGTCGTTCTTGGTAGGTAATCTTGTCTTTATCctctttgtttctctttgtCATCGCTTTTCTGTGCCTTTGTCTCAACTCAGCAAAGAATTTGTTATAAACTTCCTTTGGAATGATGTCCTCATTGCGCCAATCAAGGTCAACGAATGCTAACTCTGTACCAATCGGTAAATGAGAGAAATACTTGAATTTGGATATAGTTGTTTCCGTAACCATTGATCCGTAATGGATGTCTTCAACTTTGATCTTGATAGTGCTAGGGAATTCGTGGTAGTGTGCAAATACGTTTTTCAACACCTTAACGTCTAATGGTGAAAGATAAAATTTCGTGGTGGAGTTGAACCCAGCCTCGTAATAGAAGAATGcattatcatcattgtATTTTTCTAATCCACCTGATGCAATAGAAAGGGCAGAAATATCGGGCTCTTTATTGTTGTTCTTGGATTTTAATCCGTTGATTAATGATACATTTTCATCTAACGCTAATTGTGCCAGCTTCCCATTATCGTGATACAACGCCTTATCGATTTCTAACTGTTCATATATCTGTAAATTATCCCGCTCCAATAAATGGATTGCATATTGCGTGCTACATTTCATGATTCGGGAATACACGGCTAACTCTTTCATATGCACTGATGGGAAATTTCCAATGGAGAATGGATCAATGTTGAGGTTAACAGGTAACGGTAGTAGGGAGCCATGAGGTCTACACATTAGTTGCAATTCGACCATGGAACCAATAGTTGGGGTATTATCCTTGGAGTCTGCGTCAGTGAAAAGAACAGGTTTCACGCTTGTCTTTTTGATAATGCTACTACAAAGCGGGCATTCTCTTAAATCCTTGCGCTTCATCCTTGCATACGTACTTTCATCGTTTTTTCCTACCATTGGGTCATTGGTAAACAGTTGGAGCAAACACGTTTGACAGAAGACATGACCACAAACAACCATTCTCGGAGATATAAGGTCTTCCGATAAACATATCGGACAAGTTTGTCCCTTTGGTATCACCACACGCTTCACTGATTCCGTCTCCAATGGCACGTTGGGATCGTTACATTGCGCTTCGTAAGAACCTTCATCATCCACAAGGAACTTATAGTTCGCATTCACAAAAGAATCCCCGTGTAGATAAACTCTGTCTTGGTTATCACTTTGacgtcttcttcttcttttgtcAGGTGCTCTCGTAGACCCGGATTTAAAACGTTCCACTTCAGGTAGCTGGAAATCAAGCAAATGATTGATCGatatctttgttttcttccCGTTTAATTTGTAATCTCCATGGGCAAGCTCATCTTGAATGTTCCATTCCAAGTCCTCATGTGCACTGGGTTTCCCATGATTTCTATGAGAATTTCCATTCCCCTTTGAGCCCCTGCCATTCTTCGCGGGTTTAGGCTTTGTATTGGCATTCGGAGTAGTGAGTGCCTTACCGGCATTCCTGCCACCCTTTTTCTGCCTGTAATCTGGAACAAAGCTAGGAGCCTCGATGTTCAGCTTATCAGACATATTTTTCGGTGCACTTTTGGCGAATAGAACAGGCTTTCTTGCTTTTCGTTTCGTATACTTTATTAATTAGGATCAGATGTCCCagattttgtttgaaatacCACTGCAGAAGCCACAAGTAGGTGTTCAACACTAGGGTTTCGCTCCTATAACTGAAGTTACACGAATAGAGCAACTCCACCGAACTTAGATAAGGTAGAGAGCTGTAGTCAGCTTGgctttcttttctctttccttTCTGAATGTATATTCAAAGGTACTAAAATGGAGAAACGAAGTGATTGAATGTTATGCAataatattgttgaaatcaaGAGACTTATATGGAAAGGCAAGAGAGAACGGGCTACTTTCTCCTTGCACTCAACAAGGTATTGTAGTGAATTTAGGTGGAATAGCAGCTGAAATAATCCACCTGGAGGTGGTCTTGTCAGGTTCTCAGTGTATCCTACTGTGATTATGAGTCACGTGGTGTGTTGTGCAAAGGGCTAGGTACTTTTAGGTGATAGGTTCTTCTCACAGAGCTTTGGGCTTAATACAGTTGATTGTAATAGCTGATAAGTAAGACCTTGTGGTACCATTGGGCGGTTCTTAAGAGCCTCCTGAACTCTTGAAAGCTCCTTAGTTAGCTCTTTCCGTGTTGAAAACAGCGTAGATTATGGGAAATTTACATATTGATCCATTGAAAAAACGCTCTCCACTCGGTCAA from Kluyveromyces lactis strain NRRL Y-1140 chromosome D complete sequence harbors:
- the MAG2 gene encoding RING-type E3 ubiquitin transferase MAG2 (similar to uniprot|Q06436 Saccharomyces cerevisiae YLR427W MAG2 DNA-3-methyladenine glycosidase II that catalyzes of the hydrolysis of alkylated DNA), coding for MSDKLNIEAPSFVPDYRQKKGGRNAGKALTTPNANTKPKPAKNGRGSKGNGNSHRNHGKPSAHEDLEWNIQDELAHGDYKLNGKKTKISINHLLDFQLPEVERFKSGSTRAPDKRRRRRQSDNQDRVYLHGDSFVNANYKFLVDDEGSYEAQCNDPNVPLETESVKRVVIPKGQTCPICLSEDLISPRMVVCGHVFCQTCLLQLFTNDPMVGKNDESTYARMKRKDLRECPLCSSIIKKTSVKPVLFTDADSKDNTPTIGSMVELQLMCRPHGSLLPLPVNLNIDPFSIGNFPSVHMKELAVYSRIMKCSTQYAIHLLERDNLQIYEQLEIDKALYHDNGKLAQLALDENVSLINGLKSKNNNKEPDISALSIASGGLEKYNDDNAFFYYEAGFNSTTKFYLSPLDVKVLKNVFAHYHEFPSTIKIKVEDIHYGSMVTETTISKFKYFSHLPIGTELAFVDLDWRNEDIIPKEVYNKFFAELRQRHRKAMTKRNKEDKDKITYQERLEQEHLEFYQRENNNQYPPMQKPATQFPSKKTSTVNHPSNIALSASPDDEASSKPKMKERTVWGTQITVTDQNVIEEDLEFEKMLLEASQSKKGRSKKKGKTLLLSNNSTRTL